One genomic region from Leptospira licerasiae serovar Varillal str. VAR 010 encodes:
- the leuD gene encoding 3-isopropylmalate dehydratase small subunit, whose product MNSKIWTIHTGIPVSIPREDIDTDQILPKQFMKLIDKKGFGKHLFHDWRYSDLEGNIPNPEFILNRDGFKDSSVLIAGKNFGCGSSREHAPWALSDFGFRAILAPSFADIFSINSAKNGIALVRLREEEISYLNEWVSKNPGYSIRIDLENLEVQAGEKKFYFHLDPASINRIRNGWDDIDITLKNAKEILDFEQKRKAEMPFLVVSWETSP is encoded by the coding sequence ATGAACTCTAAAATTTGGACGATACATACGGGAATTCCAGTCTCTATCCCAAGAGAGGATATTGATACGGACCAAATCCTTCCCAAACAATTCATGAAACTGATCGATAAGAAAGGTTTTGGAAAACATCTATTTCATGATTGGAGATATTCCGACTTGGAAGGAAACATTCCAAATCCTGAATTCATTTTAAATCGGGACGGATTTAAAGATTCAAGTGTTCTTATAGCTGGAAAAAATTTCGGCTGCGGATCCAGTAGAGAACATGCACCTTGGGCGCTTTCCGATTTTGGTTTCCGAGCGATTTTAGCCCCGTCTTTTGCGGATATATTCTCCATCAACTCGGCAAAGAACGGAATCGCGTTAGTTCGTTTGAGAGAAGAAGAGATCTCTTATCTAAACGAATGGGTTTCTAAAAATCCTGGGTATTCCATTCGGATCGATCTGGAAAATTTAGAAGTACAGGCGGGAGAGAAAAAGTTCTACTTTCATTTAGATCCCGCATCCATAAATCGGATACGAAACGGTTGGGACGATATTGATATTACCTTGAAAAATGCAAAAGAGATCCTGGATTTCGAACAAAAACGTAAAGCAGAAATGCCGTTTTTGGTAGTCTCTTGGGAAACTTCTCCTTAA